The Streptomyces durmitorensis genome contains the following window.
AATCGCCAGTCCCACCTTCGACAGCTCCCTCCCACAAGGGGTTGGGCCACCGGCTTCGGGTGTTACCGACTTTCGTGACGTGACGGGCGGTGTGTACAAGGCCCGGGAACGTATTCACCGCAGCAATGCTGATCTGCGATTACTAGCAACTCCGACTTCATGGGGTCGAGTTGCAGACCCCAATCCGAACTGAGACAGGCTTTTTGAGATTCGCTCCGCCTCGCGGCTTCGCAGCTCATTGTACCTGCCATTGTAGCACGTGTGCAGCCCAAGACATAAGGGGCATGATGACTTGACGTCGTCCCCACCTTCCTCCGAGTTGACCCCGGCAGTCTCCTGTGAGTCCCCATCACCCCGAAGGGCATGCTGGCAACACAGAACAAGGGTTGCGCTCGTTGCGGGACTTAACCCAACATCTCACGACACGAGCTGACGACAGCCATGCACCACCTGTATACCGACCACAAGGGGGGCACCATCTCTGATGCTTTCCGGTATATGTCAAGCCTTGGTAAGGTTCTTCGCGTTGCGTCGAATTAAGCCACATGCTCCGCTGCTTGTGCGGGCCCCCGTCAATTCCTTTGAGTTTTAGCCTTGCGGCCGTACTCCCCAGGCGGGGAACTTAATGCGTTAGCTGCGGCACCGACGACGTGGAATGTCGCCAACACCTAGTTCCCACCGTTTACGGCGTGGACTACCAGGGTATCTAATCCTGTTCGCTCCCCACGCTTTCGCTCCTCAGCGTCAGTAATGGCCCAGAGATCCGCCTTCGCCACCGGTGTTCCTCCTGATATCTGCGCATTTCACCGCTACACCAGGAATTCCGATCTCCCTACCACACTCTAGCCTGCCCGTATCGACTGCAGACCCGGGGTTAAGCCCCGGGCTTTCACAACCGACGTGACAAGCCGCCTACGAGCTCTTTACGCCCAATAATTCCGGACAACGCTTGCGCCCTACGTATTACCGCGGCTGCTGGCACGTAGTTAGCCGGCGCTTCTTCTGCAGGTACCGTCACTTTCGCTTCTTCCCTGCTGAAAGAGGTTTACAACCCGAAGGCCGTCATCCCTCACGCGGCGTCGCTGCATCAGGCTTTCGCCCATTGTGCAATATTCCCCACTGCTGCCTCCCGTAGGAGTCTGGGCCGTGTCTCAGTCCCAGTGTGGCCGGTCGCCCTCTCAGGCCGGCTACCCGTCGTCGCCTTGGTGAGCTTCTACCTCACCAACTAGCTGATAGGCCGCGGGCTCATCCTGCACCGCCGGAGCTTTCAACCCCCTCCCATGCGAGAGGGGATATCATCCGGTATTAGACCCCGTTTCCAGGGCTTGTCCCAGAGTGCAGGGCAGATTGCCCACGTGTTACTCACCCGTTCGCCACTAATCCACCCCGAAGGGCTTCATCGTTCGACTTGCATGTGTTAAGCACGCCGCCAGCGTTCGTCCTGAGCCAGGATCAAACTCTCCGTGAATGTTTACCCGTAATCGGGTGCACATCCGCGTTGAGCGGAACCAGGAAGAGGAATAATCTTCCGGTTCACAGCGTCCTCGCTGATGTTTTCTTCAAAGGAACCTCGTCCCGACCATGACGGCCGGAGACGGGGTATCAACATATCTGGCGTTGACTTTTGGCACGCTGTTGAGTTCTCAAGGAACGGACGCTTCCTTTGTACTCACCCTCTCGGGCTTTCCTCCGGGCGCTTCCCTTCGGTGTTTCTTTTTGTTCTTCGTTCTTGCGTTTCCGACTCTATCAGACTCTTTCGTGTCCGATTTTCCTCGGTGCCTTTCAGGTTTCCGCTCCGGCCTTTCGGCTTTCGCGTTTCCCTTTCCGGCGGTTCCGACTCTACCAGATCCTTTCGGGCCTGATTCCCAGTCAGCGGGGCTTGTCTTCCCGGCTGTTGGGCCGTTCCGACGAGTGAGACTTTAGCGGAATCCAGGCTCCCGATCCAAATCGGGGCGTCCTTTCGAACGCGGATTCCTCATTTCGCAAATGCGCATGAAAACGAACAGACGACGGGTCATCGAAGAGACACGACATCGATCGCTTGAATGGTTCTTGCGGAATGGCTGCCCGGGGACCGACCAAGGGTCGACGCTCACGTCGGGCAACTCGGAGAACACTACGTATGCGGTCCGGGCGTGTCAACCCCGGTACACGGCGGCCCCCGAGGGCTACTGTAGGAGCCGTGACTACGCATGCGCACACCCAGCTGTGGTGGGCCGCCTGACGGCGGCCGTACATACGCATGTACTCAACGGCTGCCGACTCGGCGGCCGTTTCTTGTTTCTCCCCTGGAGGACCCGGAGCCCGGTCGTCGGGCCGACGGTCCTGACCAGGAGGCGGAGACATGACGAGGATCTTCAGCGGGATCAAGCCGACGGGGCATCTGACCCTGGGCAACTACCTGGGCGCCGTGCGCCAGTGGGCAGAGGTTGATCAGCACCGCGCCGAGTCGCTGTTCAGCATCGTCGATCTGCACGCCCTGACCGTGGACCACGATCCCGGCCGGGTGCGCAGGCTCAGTCGGCAGGCGGCGACGCTGTTGCTCGCGTCGGGGATCGATCCCGAGCGGGCCACCGTGTTCGTACAGAGCCATGTCGACGAGCACGCCCGGCTCTCGTATCTGCTCGAGTGCGTCGCGACGGACGGCGAGATGCGGCGGATGATCCAGTACAAGGAGAAATCCGCGCTTGAGCGGGCCCGCGGCGGGAGTGTGCGTCTTTCGCTGCTCACCTATCCCGTGCTGATGGCGGCGGACATCCTGGCGTACGGGGCGGATCAGGTGCCGGTCGGGGACGACCAGGTGCAGCACGTCGAGCTCACCCGGGATCTGGCGGTGCGGTTCAACCAGCGGTACGGACACACGTTCGTGGTGCCGCGGGCCACGTATCCCAAGGTGGCGGCCAGGGTCATGGATCTGCAGGATCCGACGACGAAGATGGGGAAGTCCGGCGATGCGGGGGCCGGGATCGTCTATCTGCTCGACGAGCCGGACGTCGTGCGGAAGAAGATCCTGCGCGCGGTCACGGACAGCGGGAGCGAGGTCGAGTACGACCGGGAGACCAAGCCGGGGATCTCGAACCTGCTGGAGATCCTGGCGTCCTGTGAGGGTGGGAACCCCGAGGGCTTGAGCGGTGTATATGAGTCGTACGGGGCTTTGAAGAAGGACACCGCCGACGCCGTGGTGGAGATGCTGAGGCCCGTGCAGGAGAAGCACAAGGAGCTGGTTGCTGATCCCGCGTATGTGGAGGAGGTGTTGCGGCGGGGAGCTGAGCGGGCCAGGGCGATGGCCAGGCCGACGGTGGACACCGCCTATCGCGCGATCGGTCTGCTGCCGCCGGTGAACGAAGTGGAGTAGCGGCGGGCCGCTTTCCGGGGTGTGCCGGGGCCGTGTTCGGGGCGCGGCCCGTGCGCGCCCCGGGTCCCCGGCTCCGGTCGGTCAGCTGTTGTTGCCGGAGGCCAGTTCGCGGCTGCGGTCGCGGGCGGCTTCGAGGGCGGCGATGAGGGCTGCTCGTACGCCGTGGTTCTCGAGTTCGCGGATGGCGTTGATGGTGGTGCCTGCGGGGGAGGTGACGTTCTCGCGGAGCTTGACCGGGTGTTCGCCGCTGTCGCGGAGCATCACGGCGGCGCCGATCGCGGCCTGGACGATGAGGTCGTGGGCCTTGTCGCGGGGCAGGCCGAGGAGGATGCCGGCGTCGGTCATGGCTTCGACCAGGTAGTAGAAGTACGCCGGGCCCGAGCCGGAGAGGGCGGTGCAGGCGTCCTGCTGGGTCTCGGGGACGCGCAGGGTCTTGCCCACAGCGCCGAAGATCGCTTCGGTGTGGGCGAGGTGGGCGGCCGTGGCGTGGCTGCCGGCGGAGATGACGGACATGCCCTCGTCCACGAGGACCGGGGTGTTGGGCATGACGCGGACGACGGGGGTGCTGTCGGCGAGGCGCTCCTCGATGAAGGAGGTGGTGATACCGGCGGCGGCGCTGATGACCAGGCGGTCGGGGGTGATGTGCGGGGCGAGTTCGTCGAGGAGGCGGCCCATGTCCTGCGGCTTGACGGCGAGGATGAGGGTGTCGGCCTGCTTGGCGGCGTCGGCGTTGCTGACGGGGTCCACGCCGTAGCGGGTGCGCAGTTCCGCGGCGCGTTCGGAGCGGCGGGTGGTGACCAGGAGGTCGGCGGGGGCCCAGCCGGCCCGGATCATTCCGCTGAGGAGGGCTTCGCCGATCTTGCCGGTGCCGAGGACTGCGACGGGCTGGGGCATGTGTGGGTCACCCTCCAGGTGCGGGTCTGCGCTTCGGTGTGGAGCGGGTCAGCGCATCAGCTTGGTGAGGCCATCCTCGCATTGGGTGGGTCAGGCCGTGCGGCGGCGGAGGGTGGCGGCGCCCAGGGCCAGGACGAGTACGGCGCAGCTCGCGACGATGACGGCGTCGCGTACGAAGTCGCCGGTGACGGAGGAGTGGCGGAGGACTTCGTTCATGCCGTCCACGGCGTACGACATGGGGAGGACATTGGAGATCGCTTCGAGAGCCGGATGCATGGTGTCGCGCGGGGTGAACAGGCCGCAGAGGAGGAGCTGAGGGAAGATCACGGCCGGCATGAACTGGACGGCCTGGAACTCGGAGGCCGCGAAGGCGGAGACGAAGAGGCCGAGTGCTGTGCCGAGCAGGGCGTCGAGGAGCGCGACCAGGAGCAGCAGCCAGGCGGAGCCGGTGACGTCGAGGCCGAGGGCCCACAGGGCGAGGCCGGTGGCGAGGACCGACTGGATGACGGCGAGGAATCCGAAGGCGAGGGCGTAGCCCGCGATGAGGTCGCCCTTGGCCAGGGGCATCGCGAGGAGGCGTTCGAGGGTGCCTGAGGTGCGTTCGCGGAGGGTGGCGATGGAGGTCACCAGGAACATCGTGATGAGGGGGAAGATGCCGAGGAGCGAGGCGCCGATGGAGTCGAAGGTCTGCGGGCTGCCGTCGAACACGTAGCGCAGGAGCAGCAGCATCACGCAGGGGACGAACAGCATCAGCGCGATGGAGCGGGGGTCGTGGCGGAGCTGCCGCAGGACACGGGCCGCGGTGGCGAGGGTGCGGTGGGTGTTCATCGGGGGCTCCCGGTGGAGGTGTTGCTGCTGGAGGCGTTCTTGGATGCGGCGATTGCCTTGTCGACGAGGTGGAGGAAGGCGGCTTCGACGGTTTCGGTGGCCGTGCGGGTGCGGAGGGCTTCCGGGGTGTCGTCGGCGAGGAGTTCGCCTTCGCGCATGAGGAGGAGGCGGTGGCAGCGCTCGGCCTCGTCCATGACGTGCGAGGAGACGAGGATCGTGGTGCCTCGGTCGGCGGCGATGGAGTGGAAGAGGTTCCACAGGTCGCGGCGGAGTACGGGGTCGAGGCCGACGGTGGGTTCGTCGAGCACGAGGAGCTCCGGGGCGCCGAGGAGGGCCACCGCCAGGGAGACGCGGCTGCGCTGGCCTCCGGAGAGGTTGCCCGCGAGGGCGTCGGCGTGGCTCGTCAGGTCGACGTCGTCGATGGCTCGGGTGACGTGTTCGTGGCGGCGGTGGGCGGCGGGGCCGCGGCCGGGGTCCAGGACTGCGGCGAAGTAGTCCAGGTTCTGGCGGACGGTGAGGTCGTCGTAGACGGAGGGGGCTTGGGTGACGTAGCCGATGCGGGAGCGGAGGCCGGGGGCGCCGGCCGGTTGGCCGAGGACCTTCAGGGTGCCGGTGACCTTGGCCTGGGTGCCTACCGCTGCGCGCATGAGCGTGGACTTGCCGCAGCCTGAGGGGCCCAGGAGGCCGGTGATCTGTCCCTTCGGGACGGTGAAGTTCAAGGTGCGGAGGACTGTGCGGGGGCCTCGGACGACGGTCAGGTCCCTCGCCTCGATGGCAGGGGGTTCCGCGGCAGGGGGTTCGTCGATATTCATCATGTGATGATTATTGCGCCTTCGGCGCCGGGGGCGTCAAGGGTCGGCGGCAAGGGGCGCGGCTCAGGGCTAGGGGGTGGGGCTCAGGGCTAGGAGCAGGTCTGCTGCGTAGCTCTCCTCGACGATTCCGGTCGGGAAGGTCTTCAGGAGTTCCGTGCGCTCCTGGGCGAGGAAGGCCGCCGTGCGGTCCTCGCCCAGGACCAGGAATGCCGAGTGGCTGCTGATGTTGGCCAGGTGGGAGTCGAGGGGGATGCTGCGGCTCCAGTGGATCCGGTCGCGGCGGAAGTTCAGGGCCTTCGTCAGTTCGGTCGTCCGGTCCGCGGTCTTTCGCGCGCCGTCGTCGTATCCCAGGCAGCGGGCGATCCGGGTGTCCTGCTCCGCGACCCACGGAACCGCGTGGTCCGCGATGTTCCACCACAGGGCGAGCGCGCCGCCGGGGCGCAGCACGCGGAGGGCTTCCGGGACGGAGCGTTCCTGGTCTGTCCAGTGCCAGGCCTGGGCGTACGTGATGAAGTCGGCCGAGCCGTCCGCGAACGGCAGTTGGTCGCCGTCGCCCCGTACGAGGGCGTGTCCGGCAGCGCGCGGCGGAGCTCACGCGCCATCCCGTCGCCCGGCTCCACCGCGACGACGCGGGCGCCGCGCGCTGCCAGGAGGGCGGTCGCGATGCCCGTGCCCGCGCCGACATCCAGCACGCGGGCCCCGGCCAAGGGGCGGCCCGCCAGGTTCTCGACGGCGTCGAAGAGGGCGGGGGGATAGGAGGGGCGGTGGGCCGCGTACTGGGCGGCTGCCGCGTTGAAGGAGTGAGCGCGGCGGTGCGAAGGGGCTGAAGTCATGCCGGTCATCGTTGCCCCAGGGGGTCGGGCTCCGTCACCCCTTGTTGTTCACGATGCCCTTCAAGCCTTCCCCTCTTTCAAGCCTGCCCCCTTCTTTCAAGCCTTCTTCTTCTTTCGGGACGGGTTGCCCGTGCGGCGTGACGTGCGCTTCGCGTACTGCTCGCGGGCCGCCTCGTACTCCTCGCGGTGGAGTTTCTCGCCGGGGGCCTCGGTCAGGGAGCGGAAGAAATAGGCGAGGAGGACGCCGACGAAGCCGATCGTCATGAGGCCGCGCATCGACGACTGGGACGCCGGGTCGTGGCGGCGGGTGAACCCCTCCCAGGCGCGGCGGAAGGCGATCGCGCTGCACACCGAGAACATGATGAGGACGAGGAAGTTCACGAACGTGCCGACGTCCGCGACCGCCATGCCCTCGTACGCGAAACGCAGCACGAAGCAGCCTGCCGCCGCCGCGAGCAGCGAGCCTGCCGCGACGGCCACGCGGCGCGCGCCGTAGCCGTTGTCGTGGCCGACCCAGGTGGTGCCGAAGAAGCGGAGGGGCTCGGGCTGCGGGCCGGGGGCCGTCGCGTCCGTGCGGTCG
Protein-coding sequences here:
- a CDS encoding ABC transporter ATP-binding protein gives rise to the protein MMNIDEPPAAEPPAIEARDLTVVRGPRTVLRTLNFTVPKGQITGLLGPSGCGKSTLMRAAVGTQAKVTGTLKVLGQPAGAPGLRSRIGYVTQAPSVYDDLTVRQNLDYFAAVLDPGRGPAAHRRHEHVTRAIDDVDLTSHADALAGNLSGGQRSRVSLAVALLGAPELLVLDEPTVGLDPVLRRDLWNLFHSIAADRGTTILVSSHVMDEAERCHRLLLMREGELLADDTPEALRTRTATETVEAAFLHLVDKAIAASKNASSSNTSTGSPR
- a CDS encoding ABC transporter permease, translated to MNTHRTLATAARVLRQLRHDPRSIALMLFVPCVMLLLLRYVFDGSPQTFDSIGASLLGIFPLITMFLVTSIATLRERTSGTLERLLAMPLAKGDLIAGYALAFGFLAVIQSVLATGLALWALGLDVTGSAWLLLLVALLDALLGTALGLFVSAFAASEFQAVQFMPAVIFPQLLLCGLFTPRDTMHPALEAISNVLPMSYAVDGMNEVLRHSSVTGDFVRDAVIVASCAVLVLALGAATLRRRTA
- the proC gene encoding pyrroline-5-carboxylate reductase, with protein sequence MPQPVAVLGTGKIGEALLSGMIRAGWAPADLLVTTRRSERAAELRTRYGVDPVSNADAAKQADTLILAVKPQDMGRLLDELAPHITPDRLVISAAAGITTSFIEERLADSTPVVRVMPNTPVLVDEGMSVISAGSHATAAHLAHTEAIFGAVGKTLRVPETQQDACTALSGSGPAYFYYLVEAMTDAGILLGLPRDKAHDLIVQAAIGAAVMLRDSGEHPVKLRENVTSPAGTTINAIRELENHGVRAALIAALEAARDRSRELASGNNS
- the trpS gene encoding tryptophan--tRNA ligase, which gives rise to MTRIFSGIKPTGHLTLGNYLGAVRQWAEVDQHRAESLFSIVDLHALTVDHDPGRVRRLSRQAATLLLASGIDPERATVFVQSHVDEHARLSYLLECVATDGEMRRMIQYKEKSALERARGGSVRLSLLTYPVLMAADILAYGADQVPVGDDQVQHVELTRDLAVRFNQRYGHTFVVPRATYPKVAARVMDLQDPTTKMGKSGDAGAGIVYLLDEPDVVRKKILRAVTDSGSEVEYDRETKPGISNLLEILASCEGGNPEGLSGVYESYGALKKDTADAVVEMLRPVQEKHKELVADPAYVEEVLRRGAERARAMARPTVDTAYRAIGLLPPVNEVE
- a CDS encoding EamA/RhaT family transporter — its product is MSADSSTPDRTDATAPGPQPEPLRFFGTTWVGHDNGYGARRVAVAAGSLLAAAAGCFVLRFAYEGMAVADVGTFVNFLVLIMFSVCSAIAFRRAWEGFTRRHDPASQSSMRGLMTIGFVGVLLAYFFRSLTEAPGEKLHREEYEAAREQYAKRTSRRTGNPSRKKKKA